Proteins co-encoded in one Mycobacterium mantenii genomic window:
- a CDS encoding PHB depolymerase family esterase gives MAMALNGLGLAKDVARELGMLVPRTVAGLQESTGWAPLSPRGARQFGEAMLDELVLSGFSLLGRSPAAMRPLDACTAAAEELSSLGIDRAHVDPKPLRATSIHRRSIAGLAYERMAFEHDPALPATLEADGLGGPARAVVHLCRHHDGPRPWLVWVHGAGQGGTEDLLLSRIGRLHHKLGFNVALPVQPGHGCRRRQWPVYPDMDPLGNVAGMMRVVSEVRAVVRWVQPQATAVVVAGISMGTPVAALVSHLEKQTDAVALYTPILGLNAMIARHLQRWGPSRDGFRELLESPVVSQLTSVIDPLAVTPAPPPDRRLIVGAWHDRMAMREPTDALQERWGGQLYWYDGSHVGHIFSRRVQCVTDRFLRDVASRQDDPVPD, from the coding sequence ATGGCAATGGCATTGAACGGACTGGGACTGGCCAAAGACGTGGCCCGCGAACTGGGAATGCTGGTGCCGCGCACGGTCGCCGGGCTGCAAGAGTCGACCGGCTGGGCGCCACTGTCGCCACGCGGTGCGCGCCAGTTCGGCGAGGCGATGCTCGACGAGCTGGTGCTGAGCGGCTTTTCGCTGCTGGGCAGAAGCCCCGCGGCGATGCGGCCGTTGGATGCGTGCACCGCCGCGGCCGAGGAGCTTTCGTCGCTCGGTATCGACCGCGCCCATGTCGACCCGAAACCGTTGCGGGCAACCTCCATACACAGGCGCAGCATCGCGGGTCTGGCGTATGAACGGATGGCCTTCGAGCACGACCCGGCGTTGCCCGCCACGCTGGAGGCCGACGGCCTTGGCGGGCCGGCTCGGGCGGTGGTGCACCTGTGCCGGCACCACGACGGGCCCAGGCCGTGGTTGGTATGGGTACACGGCGCCGGCCAGGGTGGCACCGAAGACCTGCTGCTGTCCCGGATCGGACGGCTGCATCACAAGCTGGGGTTCAACGTCGCGCTGCCGGTGCAGCCCGGCCACGGTTGCCGACGGCGCCAATGGCCGGTCTATCCCGACATGGATCCGCTGGGCAATGTCGCGGGAATGATGCGCGTGGTCTCCGAGGTGCGCGCCGTCGTGCGCTGGGTGCAGCCGCAAGCCACCGCCGTTGTGGTGGCCGGGATTTCGATGGGCACTCCGGTGGCCGCGCTGGTTTCGCACCTGGAGAAGCAGACCGACGCCGTCGCCCTCTACACGCCCATCCTGGGGCTCAACGCCATGATCGCGCGGCACCTGCAGCGGTGGGGCCCGTCGCGGGACGGGTTTCGCGAACTGCTGGAATCCCCCGTGGTCAGCCAGCTGACGTCGGTGATCGATCCCTTGGCGGTCACTCCGGCCCCGCCGCCGGATCGCCGGCTCATCGTCGGAGCGTGGCACGACCGGATGGCGATGCGCGAGCCCACCGATGCCTTGCAGGAACGGTGGGGTGGTCAACTGTACTGGTATGACGGCAGCCACGTCGGACACATCTTCTCGCGGCGCGTGCAGTGCGTCACCGACCGTTTTCTGCGCGACGTCGCCTCGCGCCAAGACGACCCGGTGCCCGACTGA
- a CDS encoding nuclear transport factor 2 family protein gives MAATWTARTVVELYNLVVWNECNIGLAAELLADTVIRHEVGGARTLTHAEAVQRVADMWQMADSLHFDLNVVIEGDDGEHVAIVYDSTITTKDGTETNIASIEVFRVVDGKITEVWNCGYQQGVWN, from the coding sequence ATGGCGGCCACGTGGACGGCACGTACGGTGGTCGAGCTCTACAACCTCGTCGTGTGGAACGAATGCAACATCGGCCTGGCCGCGGAACTGTTGGCCGACACAGTGATTCGGCACGAAGTCGGCGGGGCGCGCACGCTGACCCACGCCGAAGCGGTGCAGCGGGTGGCGGACATGTGGCAGATGGCCGACTCGCTGCACTTCGACCTCAACGTTGTCATCGAGGGCGACGACGGCGAGCACGTGGCGATCGTCTACGACTCGACGATCACCACCAAGGACGGCACCGAGACCAACATCGCCAGCATCGAGGTGTTCCGCGTCGTCGATGGCAAGATAACCGAGGTGTGGAACTGCGGCTACCAGCAAGGGGTTTGGAATTGA